From a single Macadamia integrifolia cultivar HAES 741 unplaced genomic scaffold, SCU_Mint_v3 scaffold_123A, whole genome shotgun sequence genomic region:
- the LOC122070837 gene encoding TMV resistance protein N-like encodes MAAFKNAGFAFSSSSSSSNYEVFLGFHGEDTHTNFTNHLYHALDDAEINTFRDNEEFPIGKNIGPELIIAIEQSRISIPIFSENYASSKWCLIEITRILECKNTMGQMVLPIFYNIEPSVVRNQTESYAKAFEKHQTYFHHKTVQKWKEALREVGSLKGWDSKSAANG; translated from the coding sequence ATGGCAGCGTTCAAGAATGCCGGTTTTGCcttttcttcgtcttcttcaagTTCCAATTATGAAGTGTTCTTGGGCTTTCATGGAGAAGACACTCACACCAACTTCACCAATCACCTCTATCATGCCTTGGATGATGCTGAGATTAACACTTTCAGAGACAACGAAGAATTCCCAATCGGGAAGAATATTGGGCCGGAGCTAATCATTGCGATCGAGCAGTCAAGAATCTCTATCCCCATCTTCTCGGAGAATTATGCTTCGAGTAAATGGTGTCTTATTGAAATCACTAGGATCTTGGAATGCAAAAACACAATGGGTCAGATGGTTCTTCCCATTTTCTACAATATCGAACCCTCAGTGGTGCGGAACCAGACGGAGAGCTATGCAAAGGCCTTTGAGAAACACCAGACCTATTTTCACCACAAGACCGTGCAAAAGTGGAAGGAAGCTCTGAGAGAAGTTGGATCATTGAAGGGATGGGATTCAAAAAGCGCTGCTAATGGGTGA